From Prosthecobacter sp., the proteins below share one genomic window:
- a CDS encoding arylsulfatase, whose amino-acid sequence MRFFFFLVSSFILLQSSSAAQPNVLLIITDDQGYGDFSIHGNPHLQTPHIDQLGRSGVQFERFYVNSFCAPTRAALLTGRWPLRTGVHGVTHNKEAMKPAEITLAEAFGANGYRTACIGKWHNGEQFPFTPGGQGFEHVFGFNNGHWNNYFDATLLRGTQPEPTKGYITDMLTDEAMQFITARQKEPFFCYLAYNAPHSPYQVPDKHFDKFKAKGFEDNVAAFYGMCENIDDNVGRLLAHLDTLKLTENTIVLFLTDNGGTAGVKTYNAGMRGGKTSLHEGGTRVPLFMRWPAAKWTPHVAKPITSHIDLFPTLLDLCGVKAPSGPKIDGVSLRPLLENENATTWPERVLFTHNPINETNKFPGAVRTQRHRLVREIQGSGGGSKAKANDASATPWQLYDMQTDPGQEKDIAKEHPDLVKELAAKYDAWFADISRDGLKRFAIPVGHAEHNPVELHAPQAFYDAPLQFASGPGFANDWLTGWTGTKAKVRFEIDVVTAGEYDVELAYGATAKTMLRLSLGMQTLEAPIPAAEAPELPLPHRDEPGKSRYRNREWAHLKLGILNLKPGPAKLTLETLSLPGIDLKHLKLTRR is encoded by the coding sequence ATGCGGTTCTTTTTCTTCCTGGTTTCGTCATTCATCCTCCTGCAATCGTCATCCGCCGCGCAGCCGAACGTGCTGCTCATCATAACCGATGACCAGGGCTACGGCGATTTCTCCATCCACGGCAATCCGCACCTGCAAACACCGCACATCGACCAGCTCGGCCGCAGCGGTGTCCAGTTCGAGCGCTTTTATGTGAACTCCTTCTGCGCGCCGACGCGTGCGGCGCTGCTCACCGGACGCTGGCCGCTGCGCACCGGCGTGCATGGCGTCACGCATAACAAAGAAGCGATGAAACCCGCTGAAATCACGCTGGCGGAGGCGTTCGGAGCGAACGGCTATCGCACCGCCTGCATCGGCAAGTGGCACAACGGCGAGCAGTTTCCCTTCACGCCGGGCGGACAGGGCTTTGAGCACGTCTTCGGCTTCAACAACGGCCACTGGAACAACTACTTCGACGCCACACTTCTGCGCGGCACGCAGCCGGAGCCGACGAAAGGCTACATCACCGACATGCTGACCGACGAGGCGATGCAATTCATCACCGCGAGGCAAAAGGAGCCGTTCTTCTGCTACCTGGCCTACAACGCGCCGCACTCGCCCTATCAGGTGCCTGACAAGCACTTCGACAAATTCAAAGCCAAGGGCTTCGAGGACAACGTCGCCGCCTTCTACGGCATGTGCGAAAACATCGACGACAACGTGGGCCGCCTGCTCGCGCATCTCGACACGCTGAAGCTGACCGAGAACACCATCGTGCTCTTCCTCACCGACAACGGTGGCACCGCCGGTGTGAAGACCTACAACGCCGGCATGCGTGGCGGCAAAACGAGCCTGCACGAAGGCGGCACCCGCGTTCCGCTTTTCATGCGCTGGCCTGCCGCGAAATGGACACCCCATGTCGCGAAACCCATCACCTCGCACATCGACTTGTTCCCCACGCTGCTCGATCTCTGCGGTGTGAAAGCTCCGAGCGGCCCGAAAATCGACGGCGTGAGTCTGCGCCCGCTTTTGGAGAACGAAAACGCCACCACCTGGCCCGAGCGCGTGCTCTTCACCCACAATCCCATCAACGAGACAAACAAGTTCCCCGGCGCGGTGCGCACGCAGCGCCACCGCCTCGTGCGCGAGATCCAAGGCTCCGGCGGTGGCTCCAAAGCGAAGGCGAACGACGCCAGCGCCACGCCCTGGCAGCTCTACGACATGCAGACCGATCCCGGCCAAGAGAAGGACATCGCCAAAGAGCACCCCGATCTCGTCAAGGAACTCGCCGCCAAGTATGACGCGTGGTTTGCCGACATCTCCCGCGATGGCTTGAAGCGTTTCGCCATTCCTGTCGGCCACGCGGAGCACAATCCCGTCGAACTCCACGCCCCGCAGGCTTTTTATGACGCGCCGCTGCAATTCGCCAGCGGCCCAGGCTTCGCCAACGACTGGCTCACCGGCTGGACCGGCACGAAAGCTAAGGTGCGCTTCGAGATCGACGTCGTCACCGCTGGCGAATACGACGTCGAACTCGCCTACGGAGCCACCGCGAAAACCATGCTCCGTCTCAGCCTCGGCATGCAAACCCTCGAAGCCCCGATCCCCGCTGCCGAAGCCCCAGAACTTCCCCTTCCCCACCGCGACGAACCCGGAAAATCCCGCTACCGCAACCGCGAGTGGGCGCACTTGAAACTTGGAATCCTAAACTTGAAACCCGGCCCCGCGAAACTCACGCTGGAGACGCTTTCTCTGCCCGGCATCGACTTGAAGCATCTCAAACTCACCCGCCGTTAA
- a CDS encoding sulfatase — protein MKYLAAVFSSFVILVSSFAAEPRPNILFAIADDWGAHAGAYGTPWVKTPAFDRIAKEGVLFTRAYTPVAKCAPSRAIVLTGRHAWQNEEAGNHMAFFPAKLKSWPEVLTEKGWHMGITGKGWGPGIANDANGKPRQITGKPFNQHKVKPPATGMGNNDYAANFTGFLDAAPKDGPWCFWYGCTEPHRGYEFKSGVKKGGKKLSEIAKVPDYWPDDEIVRHDMLDYAFEVEHTDNHLARMIAELEKRGQLDNTLIIVTADHGMPFPRCKGYAYEDSNHVPLAIRFPGGMKKAGRIVDDFVNFTDIAATILDYAGIAEKDSGMMAITGKSWRPIIESDQSGRVIAERDHTLIGKERTDVGRPHDWGYPIRGIVTDTHLFLKNYEPTRWPAGNPETGYLDTDGGPTKSLILEMGRKDRGDKFWQLNFGLRPAEEFYDLTVDAGCARNLAGESVHTEIVKQLHERMESELKSQNDPRMAGNGKIFDEYPATNGAGFYEKFMRGEKMNAGWVSPTDFEKEPIKQP, from the coding sequence ATGAAGTACCTCGCTGCCGTCTTTTCGTCATTCGTCATTCTGGTTTCGTCATTCGCGGCGGAGCCGCGTCCCAACATTCTCTTCGCCATCGCCGACGACTGGGGTGCGCATGCCGGCGCTTACGGCACGCCGTGGGTGAAGACGCCAGCGTTCGACCGCATCGCGAAGGAAGGCGTGCTTTTCACCCGCGCCTACACGCCGGTGGCGAAGTGCGCGCCCTCGCGCGCCATTGTGCTCACGGGCCGTCATGCGTGGCAGAATGAGGAGGCGGGCAATCACATGGCTTTCTTCCCTGCGAAGCTGAAGAGCTGGCCGGAGGTGCTCACCGAGAAAGGCTGGCACATGGGCATCACCGGCAAGGGCTGGGGCCCCGGTATCGCCAACGACGCGAACGGCAAGCCGCGACAGATCACCGGCAAGCCCTTCAACCAGCACAAGGTCAAGCCACCGGCCACCGGCATGGGCAACAACGATTACGCGGCCAATTTTACCGGCTTCCTCGACGCCGCGCCGAAGGATGGCCCGTGGTGCTTCTGGTATGGCTGCACCGAGCCGCATCGCGGTTACGAATTCAAATCCGGCGTGAAGAAGGGCGGAAAAAAGCTCTCCGAAATCGCCAAGGTGCCGGACTACTGGCCAGATGACGAGATCGTGCGCCACGACATGCTCGATTATGCCTTCGAGGTCGAGCACACGGACAATCACCTCGCCCGCATGATCGCCGAGCTCGAAAAGCGCGGCCAGCTCGACAACACGCTCATCATCGTCACCGCCGACCACGGCATGCCCTTCCCACGCTGCAAAGGCTACGCCTACGAGGACAGCAATCATGTGCCGCTCGCCATCCGCTTCCCCGGCGGCATGAAAAAAGCCGGTCGCATCGTGGATGACTTCGTCAACTTCACCGACATCGCCGCCACCATCCTCGACTACGCAGGCATCGCCGAGAAAGACAGCGGCATGATGGCGATCACCGGCAAGAGCTGGCGCCCTATCATCGAAAGCGACCAAAGCGGCCGTGTCATCGCCGAGCGCGATCACACGCTCATCGGCAAAGAACGCACCGACGTGGGCCGCCCGCACGACTGGGGCTATCCGATTCGCGGCATCGTCACCGACACCCATCTGTTTTTGAAAAACTACGAGCCAACACGCTGGCCTGCCGGAAATCCCGAGACCGGCTACCTCGACACCGACGGCGGCCCCACGAAGTCGCTCATTCTCGAAATGGGCCGCAAAGACCGCGGCGACAAGTTCTGGCAGCTCAATTTCGGCCTGCGTCCCGCCGAGGAATTCTACGATCTCACCGTTGATGCCGGTTGTGCGCGGAATCTCGCGGGCGAGTCCGTTCACACCGAAATTGTGAAGCAATTGCACGAGCGCATGGAATCCGAACTGAAATCACAAAACGACCCGCGCATGGCCGGCAACGGCAAGATATTCGACGAATACCCCGCCACCAACGGCGCAGGATTTTATGAGAAGTTCATGCGCGGCGAGAAGATGAACGCCGGCTGGGTCTCCCCCACCGATTTCGAAAAGGAACCGATCAAACAACCATGA